One stretch of Podospora bellae-mahoneyi strain CBS 112042 chromosome 2, whole genome shotgun sequence DNA includes these proteins:
- the FLX1 gene encoding mitochondrial FAD carrier protein flx1 (COG:C; EggNog:ENOG503NY0J): protein MTKPPQDERRGGGMLSSPALVETVAGLSAGTMATLIVHPLDIVKTRMQIHRSSHSPNTPPPTTVSLIRTLSSNPKPLASLYRGLTPNLIGNATSWASFFFFKNNVERGILYLKSSSSSPSQQNVGGLSPPDFFVASLAAGALTQIITNPIWVLKTRMVSSDAGTKGAYPHMLAGAVDLFQTEGIKGFYRGLGVGMLAVSHGAVQFAVYDPLKKMYSARHKERKEGDMSNEATVVLSTIAKLVAGGVTYPLQVLRSRLQGYEAEERFGRGIKGVVRQLWREEGIRGFYRGVMPGVVRVLPATWVTFLVYENVRFYLPRWGS from the exons ATGACGAAACCACCACAAGATGAGcgccgcggcggcgggatgctctcctcccccgcgctCGTCGAGACGGTGGCCGGCTTGTCGGCCGGCACCATGGCCACCCTGATTGTGCACCCGCTTGATATAGTCAAGACACGAATGCAGA TCCACCGCTCGTCACACAGCCCTAatacccccccaccaacaacagtCTCTTTGATCCGCACGCTCAGCTCCAACCCGAAACCGCTCGCGAGTCTGTATAGGGGGTTAACACCCAACTTGATCGGGAATGCCACGAGCTGGGCgtcgtttttctttttcaagaATAATGTTGAGAGGGGGATCTTGTATCTCaaatcctcgtcatcctccccctcccagcaaAATGTGGGGGGCCTGTCACCACCAGACTTTTTTGTTGCCTCGTTGGCGGCCGGGGCGCTAACTCAGATTATCACCAACCCGATCTGGGTGCTCAAGACACGGATGGTCTCCTCTGACGCGGGGACAAAGGGTGCCTACCCTCACATGCTCGCCGGGGCTGTCGATTTGTTTCAGACGGAGGGGATAAAGGGGTTTTAtagagggttgggggtggggatgttGGCTGTTAGTCACGGGGCGGTGCAGTTTGCTGTCTATGACCCGCTCAAGAAGATGTACTCGGCACGGCAtaaggagaggaaggaaggagatATGAGCAATGAGGCGACTGTTGTCTTGAGTACGATTGCCAAGTtggttgctgggggggttaCCTACCCGCTTCAGGTACTGAGGAGCAGGTTACAGGGCTACGAGGCAGAGGAGAGGTTTGGCAGGGGGATAAAGGGCGTGGTGAGGCAGctttggagggaggaggggattaGGGGGTTTTATCGGGGGGTTATGCCTGGTGTTGTGAGGGTTTTGCCGGCGACGTGGGTGACGTTTTTGGTGTATGAGAATGTGAGGTTCTATTTGCCGAGGTGGGGGAGCTGA
- the TOM7 gene encoding translocase of the outer mitochondrial membrane (COG:U; EggNog:ENOG503P6YA) — protein sequence MFRLSEESKERIGKLIEISRVALHYGYLPFILYLGYTRSDPRPSMVRI from the exons atgttCCGTCTTTCAGAGGAGTCCAAG GAGCGCATTGGCAAGCTCATTGAGATCTCGCGCGTTGCCCTTCACTA TGGCTATctccccttcatcctctATCTTG GCTACACCCGCAGCGACCCTCGGCCATCCATGGTCCG CATCTAA
- the sap49 gene encoding Spliceosome-associated protein 49 (COG:A; EggNog:ENOG503NWYN) translates to MSKHWEQNKDATVYVGNIDERFTQELLTELMTQVGPVRQVHMPLDRVTRNHQGYGFIEFDTPESAEYAAKCLNGIRVHGKPLRVNKASADKQKTVDIGAELFINNLDPQVDEKILYDTFSTFGQILRQPNIVRDDNNISKGYGFVSFDSFEASDAALANMNGQYLLSKAITVDYAYKKDGKGERHGDEAERRLAAEGKKHNIVPEQQVLPPAFHMNAPIAATTPVTPVAAVPPMIDPSMAAIPPPVGMVPPVVPPLGPGGMPPVPVAAYGGPLPTGPAAMGGRGGPPPIPYGGGMPPAMPSGGGGRMSNLPPPPSGLPARPPPSQAGFGGPVPFHPPPGFAPPPPVGPGQQMYPPPVGFNGPPPPQGFMPPPGGAPPPGFGGPPPNGYPRRG, encoded by the exons ATGTCAAAACACTG GGAGCAAAACAAAGATGCCACCGTCTACGTCGGCAACATAGACGAGCGCTTTACCCAAGAGCTCCTCACAGAGCTTATGACCCAAGTCGGCCCCGTCCGCCAGGTCCACATGCCCCTCGACCGCGTCACCCGCAACCACCAAGGCTACGGCTTCATCGAGTTCGACACCCCCGAATCCGCGGAGTACGCCGCCAAGTGTCTCAATGGCATCCGTGTTCACGGCAAGCCCCTCCGCGTCAACAAGGCGTCCGCCGACAAGCAAAAGACGGTCGACATTGGCGCCGAGCTCTttatcaacaacctcgacccccaAGTCGACGAAAAGATCCTCTACGACACCTTCAGCACCTTTGGTCAGATCCTCCGCCAGCCCAACATTGTGcgcgacgacaacaacatctCCAAGGGGTATGGTTTCGTCAGCTTTGACTCGTTCGAGGCCTCCGACGCCGCGCTGGCGAATATGAACGGGCAATATCTCTTGAGCAAGGCTATCACTGTAGACTATGCGTACAAGAAGGACGGCAAGGGCGAGCGCCACGGTGATGAGGCGGAAAGAAGACTGGCCGCCGAAGGCAAGAAGCACAACATAGTGCCCGAGCAACAGGTTCTCCCGCCAGCCTTCCATATGAATGcccccatcgccgccacAACACCCGTCACACCAGTCGCCGCCGTCCCGCCCATGATCGACCCCTCCATGGCCGCCATTCCTCCACCAGTCGGCATGGTGCCCCCAGTTGTCCCTCCCCTAGGGCCGGGAGGCATGCCGCCAGTTCCAGTCGCGGCGTACGGCGGGCCCTTACCAACTGGACCAGCAGCCATGGGTGGTCGCGGTGGTCCTCCTCCAATTCCCTACGGCGGCGGTATGCCACCAGCTATGCCAAgcggaggcggtggtcgTATGagcaacctccctcccccaccgtctGGTCTCCCGGCGCGTCCACCCCCCAGCCAGGCCGGGTTTGGCGGTCCAGTGCccttccacccaccaccgGGGTTTGCTCCGCCCCCTCCTGTTGGTCCAGGTCAGCAAATGTACCCCCCTCCTGTTGGCTTCAACggcccacctccacctcaggGATTCATGCCACCACCGGGAGGTGCCCCCCCTCCGGGCTTTGGTGGTCCACCTCCTAATGGCTACCCACGTCGAGGGTAG
- the cbc1 gene encoding Nuclear cap-binding protein subunit 1 (BUSCO:EOG09260PI1; COG:A; EggNog:ENOG503NXEG) — MADYDRRGGGGGGRGGGGGGYNRKRRYRDDNEDDNHYRGNNSRRRYDAPPHVRLRKQLIAIAENPMIERHDEISQIANLFTDNWDDDVLLRGNFTDLVLQLCVEQPLKTPFLAGVLMVVNTNKPEAMDLLLEKVARLIEDKLREGGWRDVKLYLKLVGCLQGVLEGEGVFGMLGELFERAVGLQTASSEDTIGTEIVKIILLTLPYVMAAGSPEQVQQEWQQKAADLLENTAIIASEPHPLQAVIEPYHPEAGEENPAQSQSLISLLQAQLQAESAQGWALSCLPRPWQFPVGEVETMAKLASAKKHVLPNIVIPKTVVRGPRPLFPEVYISVYGQQEVESVPPPTNLASSLIRDALLDTINVLHFNRNATARQLIEVDCYFAPRTFALRGTPFDRLRDIEKPKSTWKPEDVAVDAVFTQLFLLPNPEHKLVYYHSVLTEACKLAPAAIAPSLGRAIRYLYRNAPRMDLELAYRFMDWFSHHLSNFGFTWKWTEWVDDVELSGLHPRKAFIVGSIDKEIRLSFAQRIKNTLPEPYQKLIGPEKEKDVPDFKFANDDTPFAAEGREIAALLKRKAPDEEIDAVIQRIQSQAIDRDLDALVASTDVFVTCVLYVGSKSLSHVLAAIERTKDRLADAGAASDASRTQIIEAVMAYWSVHPGVALSIVEKLLNYSILTPLTVINWALNVQAGKTRGEALAWAYIYELVFNTVIKVTGRVRQLVVKASQQDEMVDDETRDNEVRNMRELFRAIEDSLGAWAGGTKDEMLESNARGEEDGLVRRWGTRWLRVFKRRQAIEEAFLVEAVRERERGEEVRREWEVVERQRREERERKEAEEKERNGANGAEEEKENGVEGEVDIIE, encoded by the exons ATGGCCGACTACgacaggagaggaggaggaggaggaggcagaggtggtggtggcggggggtATAACCGGAAACGTCGTTATAGAG ATGACAATGAAGACGACAACCACTACCGCGGCAACAACTCCCGTCGCCGCTACGACGCGCCCCCCCACGTCCGCCTCCGCAAGCAGCTCATCGCCATTGCCGAGAACCCCATGATCGAGCGCCACGATGAGATTTCCCAGATTGCGAACCTGTTCACCGACAACTGGGACGATGACGTCTTGCTCCGAGGCAACTTCACCGACTTGGTCCTCCAGTTGTGCGTGGAGCAGCCTCTcaaaaccccctttttggcgggcgtgttgatggtggtcaacaccaacaagccCGAGGCGATGGATCTTTTACTCGAAAAAGTGGCGAGGTTGATCGAGGACAAGCttcgggagggggggtggagggatgTGAAGCTGTACCTGAAGCTGGTGGGGTGTCTGCAGGGTGTgttggaaggggaaggggttttTGGTATGTTGGGGGAGCTTTTTGAACGGGCGGTTGGGTTGCAGACGGCGAGCAGTGAGGATACGATCGGCACAGAGATTGTCAAGATCATTCTCTTGACGCTTCCGTATGTGATGGCTGCTGGGTCGCCGGAACAGGTGCAGCAGGAGTGGCAGCAGAAGGCGGCGGATTTGCTGGAGAATACGGCCATCATTGCGAGCGAGCCGCATCCGCTGCAGGCCGTGATTGAGCCTTATCATCccgaggctggggaggaaaACCCGGCGCAGTCGCAGAGTTTGATTTCGCTTTTGCAGGCGCAGCTGCAGGCTGAGTCGGCTCAGGGTTGGGCGTTGAGCTGCTTGCCGAGACCGTGGCAGTTCCCTGTCGGCGAGGTTGAGACGATGGCCAAGCTGGCCAGTGCGAAGAAGCACGTTTTGCCGAATATCGTTATTCCCAAGACGGTGGTCAGGGGGCCGAGGCCGTTGTTCCCAGAGGTGTATATTTCTGTTTATGGGCAGCAAGAAGTCGAGTCGGTGCCCCCTCCTACCAACCTGGCGTCGTCGCTCATCAGAGATGCACTGCTTGATACTATCAATGTTTTGCACTTTAACCGCAACGCCACAGCAAGACAGCTTATTGAGGTGGATTGCTACTTTGCGCCGAGGACTTTTGCTCTGAGAGGCACGCCGTTCGATAGGCTTCGGGATATCGAGAAACCAAAGTCTACCTGGAAGCCCGAAGATGTGGCTGTTGATGCCGTGTTTACCCAGCTTTTCCTCTTGCCTAACCCAGAGCACAAGTTGGTTTACTACCACTCTGTGCTTACGGAGGCTTGCAAGCTGGCGCCTGCTGCTATAGCGCCCAGCTTGGGCCGTGCCATTCGTTACCTTTACAGAAACGCGCCGCGGATGGATCTGGAGCTGGCGTACCGGTTCATGGACTGGTTCTCGCATCATTTGTCCAACTTTGGTTTCACGTGGAAGTGGACCGAGTGGGTGGACGATGTTGAGCTGAGCGGCTTGCACCCGCGCAAGGCGTTTATTGTTGGCTCGATCGACAAGGAGATTCGGTTGAGTTTTGCGCAGAGGATCAAGAATACGCTTCCGGAGCCGTATCAGAAGTTGATTGGgcccgagaaggagaaggatgtgCCCGATTTCAAGTTTGCCAACGATG ACACCCCCTTTGCCGCCGAAGGCCGTGAAATCGCCGCGCTCCTCAAACGCAAGGCCCCCGACGAGGAAATTGACGCCGTTATCCAGCGGATTCAGTCTCAGGCCATCGACCGTGACCTCGACGCCTTGGTGGCCAGCACGGACGTCTTTGTCACTTGCGTGCTCTACGTAGGCAGCAAGTCGCTCTCCCACGTCCTGGCAGCGATAGAGCGCACCAAGGACCGGTTGGCGGACGCTGGCGCGGCGAGCGACGCGTCGAGGACGCAGATCATcgaggcggtgatggcgtATTGGAGCGTGCACCCCGGTGTTGCGCTGAGCATCGTGGAGAAGCTCCTGAACTACTCCATCCTGACCCCGCTGACGGTGATCAACTGGGCTCTGAACGTACAGGCTGGCAAGACGCGCGGTGAGGCGCTCGCGTGGGCTTACATTTACGAATTGGTCTTCAACACTGTCATCAAGGTTACCGGCCGGGTGAGGCAGCTGGTTGTCAAGGCCAGCCAGCAGGATGAGATGGTGGATGACGAGACGAGGGATAACGAGGTGAGGAACATGAGGGAGCTTTTTAGGGCTATTGAGGACAGCTTGGGGGCTTGGGCTGGCGGGACGAAGGATGAGATGCTTGAGAGTAATGCTCgtggggaagaggatgggttgGTCAGGAGGTGGGGGACGAGGTGGCTGAGGGTGTTTAAGCGGAGGCAGGCGATTGAGGAGGCGTTTTTGGTCGAGGCGGtgagggagcgggagaggggggaggaggtgaggagggagtgggaggttgttgagcggcagaggagggaggagagggagaggaaggaggcggaggagaaggagaggaatgGGGCGAatggggccgaggaggagaaggagaatggggtggagggtgaggttgataTTATTGAGTAG
- the gsk3 gene encoding glycogen synthase kinase 3 (COG:G; EggNog:ENOG503NU1R; BUSCO:EOG09262KXK), which produces MASNRPAAFNNLRMGEVIREKVQDGITGETRDLTYTQCKIVGNGSFGVVFQTKLSPSNEDAAIKRVLQDKRFKNRELQIMRIVRHPNIVQLKAFYYSNGERKDEVYLNLVQEFVPETVYRASRFFNKMKTTMPILEVKLYIYQLFRALAYIHSQGICHRDIKPQNLLLDPSTGILKLCDFGSAKILVENEPNVSYICSRYYRAPELIFGATNYTTKIDVWSTGCVMAELMLGQPLFPGESGIDQLVEIIKVLGTPTREQIRTMNPNYMEHKFPQIKPHPFNKVFRKADQPAIDLISKLLEYTPTERLSAIDAMVQPFFDDLRDPNTRFPDSRHQTGQLKDLPPLFDFTRHELSIAPHLNHKLVPPHMRSILAAQGLDIDNFVPMNKSEMMAKLD; this is translated from the exons ATGGCGTCGAATCGTCCGGCAGCGTTCAACAATCTGCGGATGGGAGAAGTGATCCGCGAGAAAGTGCAGGATGGCATCACGGGCGAGACGAGAGACTTGACTTACACCCAGTGCAAGATTGTTGGCAATGGTTCATTTGGCGTCGTCTTTCAAACTAAGTTGTCTCCCTCGAACGAAGATGCAGCCATCAAGCGTGTCTTGCAGGACAAAAGATTCAAG AACCGTGAGCTGCAAATCATGCGGATCGTGAGACACCCCAACATCGTGCAGCTCAAGGCCTTTTACTACTCTAATGGCGAGCGC AAGGATGAGGTTTACCTCAACTTGGTCCAGGAGTTCGTGCCAGAAACCGTGTACCGCGCCTCCCGTTTCTTCAACAAAATGAAGACTACTATGCCCATCCTTGAGGTGAAGCTGTACATCTACCAGCTTTTCCGAGCTCTTGCATACATTCACTCTCAAGGCATCTGCCATCGCGACATCAAGCCCCAAAACCTTCTCCTCGATCCTAGCACCGGCATCTTGAAGCTCTGTGATTTCGGCAGTGCCAAGATTCTGGTGGAAAACGAACCAAACGTGTCTTACATTTGCTCCAGATACTACCGTGCACCTGAATTGATCTTTGGTGCTACCAACTATACAACCAAGATTG ACGTTTGGTCAACAGGCTGCGTCATGGCAGAACTGATGCTTGGTCAGCCTCTCTTCCCCGGTGAATCGGGTATCGATCAGCTCGTCGAAATTATCAAGGTGCTGGGGACACCCACCCGCGAGCAAATTCGAACTATGAACCCGAACTACATGGAGCACAAGTTTCCTCAGATCAAGCCCCATCCTTTCAACAAGGTGTTCCGCAAGGCCGACCAACCCGCCATCGACCTGATTAGCAAGTTGCTGGAGTACACACCGACCGAGCGTCTGTCGGCCATCGACGCGATGGTGCAGCCCTTCTTTGATGACCTCAGGGATCCCAACACCCGCTTTCCCGATTCGAGGCACCAGACGGGCCAGCTCAAGGACCTTCCTCCGCTCTTTGACTTCACCCGCCATG AGCTGTCGATCGCCcctcacctcaaccacaAGCTTGTGCCGCCTCACATGAGGTCCATCCTTGCGGCCCAAGGGCTCGACATCGACAACTTCGTTCCCATGAACAAATCGGAAATGATGGCCAAACTGGACTGA
- the VPS68 gene encoding Vacuolar protein sorting-associated protein 68 (EggNog:ENOG503P1SK; BUSCO:EOG092654VM; COG:S) has product MSSEERLFRFGKPAWLSSVQARNAGVYLAGGLFSLAFYILLDSAVWSASPRNASPLHVNFVDWLPFIFSSLGMLIINSVEKSRLASDSFSYSGSGVAWKARVVLFLGFAALAGGMAGGVTVFVLKFVVPGVGMPALGMGVENVVANALVGVSTVVLWVSQNMEDEYAYNLAL; this is encoded by the exons atgtcctCCGAAGAGCGCCTCTTCCGCTTTGGCAAGCCAGCATGGCTCTCCAGCGTCCAAGCCCGTAACGCAGGCGTGTACCTGGCCGGCGGTCTC TTCTCCCTAGCATTCTACATCCTTCTCGACTCGGCCGTCTGGTCGGCCTCGCCCCGCAacgcctcccccctccacgTCAACTTTGTCGACTGGCTGCCGTTCATCTTTTCCTCCCTGGGGATGCTGATCATCAACTCGGTCGAGAAATCCCGGCTGGCGTCGGATAGTTTCTCTTATTCCGGGTCGGGGGTGGCGTggaaggcgagggtggtACTGTTTCTGGGTTTCGCGGCGCTGGCGGGCGGGATGGCGGGCGGGGTTACGGTTTTTGTGCTCAAGTTTGTCGtgccgggggtggggatgccggcgttggggatgggggttgagaATGTGGTTGCCAATGCGCTGGTGGGGGTTAGCACGGTTGTTTTGTGGGTGAGTCAGAATATGGAGGATGAGTATGCTTATAATTTGGCGCTTTga
- the SMI1 gene encoding Cell wall assembly regulator (EggNog:ENOG503NV8B; COG:K) produces the protein MASFGSFFRSMWHDITSYDRHSSFDSPQRTGRHVPLHGRNGLTSIATASDSRNDISSPYHDESTRPSAHFDAAYAPNTPGLPMSPSGRPYSPGMRSINTRASVPPDAFDMQSPTGSIPMQSFQDGQPPAPPIHNSWNRIDAWAEEHYMELWDQLCEGATNNDLNDLEHQLDCSLPQDVRESLMIHDGQERGGNPTGIIFGSMLLDCEEIVQEWENWVKVNQEFLLEATFPRPAVPSKILGGSSHASTSAASSSSAPVSPQNGNWRQELLARQDSVPAGAIQKVYAHPAWIPLVRDWGGNNLAVDLAPGPKGTWGQVILFGRDYDTKYVVAKSWAHLVATVADDLGSGRWFIDDDSGELKLREFKSARVEPGYFDILRWRCDQKYGRTANKRRSMAPPRNATSAPTSPYANAADSNAEPRGRSLQRLSQISPMPSPIRPGVGKASPLARVAEEVPLTSATNSIKVPEKLVEVDTPRHSGEENKESAPRLAALAANGEVSPPPEVTITEPSQTNGTSSAPGSKRSSKQATVVEVEETTLKTIEI, from the exons ATGGCTTC ATTCGGCAGTTTCTTCCGCTCTATGTGGCATGATATCACCAGCTATGACCGAC ATTCCTCATTTGACTCTCCGCAAAGGACAGGGCGCCATGTTCCTCTCCATGGCCGTAATGGCCTCACTTCGATAGCGACCGCCTCCGATTCTCGCAACGACATTTCCTCCCCTTACCACGACGAATCCACCCGCCCTTCGGCGCACTTTGATGCCGCCTATGCCCCCAACACTCCCGGTCTTCCGATGAGCCCCAGTGGGAGGCCATATTCGCCCGGCATGAGATCCATCAACACGCGGGCATCCGTCCCACCTGATGCTTTCGACATGCAGAGCCCCACCGGGTCGATTCCGATGCAGTCTTTCCAGGATGGCCAGCCGCCCGCGCCACCGATCCACAACTCGTGGAATCGGATCGACGCCTGGGCCGAAGAGCACTACATGGAACTTTGGGATCAGCTCTGCGAAGGCGCCACTAACAACGATTTGAACGATCTCGAGCACCAGCTCGACTGCTCCCTTCCTCAGGACGTCCGCGAGTCCCTGATGATCCACGATGGCCAAGAAAGAGGCGGCAACCCCACGGGCATCATTTTTGGGTCCATGCTTTTGGACTGCGAAGAGATTGTTCAGGAGTGGGAGAACTGGGTAAAGGTCAACCAAGAATTCCTGCTCGAGGCGACATTCCCCAGGCCTGCTGTGCCTTCCAAGATTCTGGGAGGAAGCAGCCACGCTTCGACTTCGGCggcctcgtccagctcggCCCCCGTTTCGCCCCAGAATGGCAACTGGAGACAAGAACTGCTCGCTCGTCAGGACAGTGTCCCCGCCGGTGCCATCCAGAAGGTGTATGCGCACCCCGCGTGGATCCCTCTTGTTCGCGATTGGGGTGGAAACAACTTGGCTGTTGACTTGGCGCCTGGACCCAAGGGTACCTGGGGTCAGGTTATTCTGTTTGGTCGCGACTACGACACCAAGTACGTAGTCGCGAAGTCGTGGGCTCATTTAGTGGCTACTGTTGCGGACGATCTTGGCAGTGGCAGATGGTTCATCGATGATGATTCGGGCGAGCTTAAGCTGCGCGAGTTTAAGAGTGCCCGCGTTGAGCCCGGTTATTTCGACAttttgaggtggaggtgtgACCAGAAGTATGGTCGTACCGCCAACAAGCGCAGGTCGATGGCTCCTCCAAGGAATGCAACCAGTGCGCCCACTTCGCCCTATGCCAACGCGGCTGATTCCAACGCTGAGCCTCGTGGTCGGTCGCTCCAGAGGTTGAGCCAGATTTCTCCCATGCCCAGCCCAATTCGGCCAGGTGTTGGAAAGGCGAGCCCATTGGCGAGagtggccgaggaggttcCCTTGACATCGGCGACGAACAGTATCAAGGTGCCGGAGAAGTTGGTTGAGGTCGACACCCCAAGACACAGCGGAGAGGAGAACAAAGAAAGTGCCCCGAGGTTAGCTGCTCTTGCTGCAAATGGCGAGGTCAGCCCTCCTCCCGAGGTCACCATCACTGAGCCTTCTCAGACAAATGGCACGTCATCAGCGCCTGGCAGCAAACGAAGCAGCAAGCAGGCCACCGTTGTTGAGGTGGAAGAGACGACACTGAAGACCATTGAGATATAG